The Streptomyces tendae DNA segment GCGGCCCGCGCGCCAGCACAGCATGAGCAGAGGACCGAGCAGCAGCACGGGATACAGCTTGGCGGCCGTGGCGAGGCCCAGGAGGACCCCGAAGGCGAGGGACCGGCCCCGCGACCACATCAGCATCGCCGCGGCCGTCAGAGCCACCGCCAGCAGGTCCCAGTTGATGGTGGCCGTGAGTGCGAAGGCCGGAGCCAGGGCGACGAGCAGGCCGTCCCAGGGCCGCCGGGCGTGCGTCCGCGTCACGCACACGGCGATGACGGCGGCGCAGGCCATCAGCATCCCTGCGTTGACCATCCAGTACCACTGCTCCTGGTCCTGGATGCTGCCGCTGCCGGGAGTGAGCCAGGAGGCGACCTCCATGAACACGCCCGTCAGCACCGGGTACTCGAGGTACTGCATGTCCCCGGGGAGCTGGTCGAAGTACGGCACCAGACCGTCGGCGAAACCACGCCCCTGGTAGAGGTGCGGGATGTCCGAGTAGCAGGCGTGCGTGTACTGCGAACTGGCACCGAAGAACCACGCCCCGTTGTAGCAGGGCGCCTTCTGCACCAGCCCCAGGGCGAACATGCCGATCGCCACCAGCGCGATCACCCGCACCGGGGTCCACCAGGACCTGCCGAGCAGGGCACGGCGCCCGATCGGTCCCCCGATCAGCTCGCTGCCGGACGCCGCGACCCGGTCTTCCTCCGTCGGCCGCACCGGGTCCGTTTCGTAGGCGCTCGCTTGCGTCGTTTTTCCACTGGGCATGCCGCACATCCTGCCGTACCAGTCCGGTGATACGCCGAGGGCCGGCGTACCCCGTCGGGGGTACGCCGGCCCATGTTTCACGTGAAACACCCAAGTCGGGCGAGGAAAGGCTCAGCCGCTGCCGCCTCCGAGGAAGCCGCCGTTACCGCCGCCCCGGGGGCCTCCCGGATCCTCGGAGTCCGTCGGATCGGGGGACGAGCTCGCGCCTCCGTCGGTGCCTCCGTTGTCGCTGCCACCTGGGCCGGTCCCGCCGGTCTCCTCGTCCTCGTCCCGGCAACGGAAGTCGAACGGATCGCAGGTCTCGGTCTCCGTGGGCGGCGGCGGGGTGGTCACGGTCTCGGTGGGCGTCGGAGGCGCCGACGGCGTCTCCTCTTCGGTCTCCGTGACGGAGGGCGACGGCGACGGAGCGCCGATGCCGTCCGCGACCTCGCCGATCTTCTCGGCCTTGGGGAATCCTGGGTCGGACTCTCCCTTGAGCGCGGCCTTCATGAACTCGGTCCACACCTCGGTGGGGATGTCACCACCGTGGATCGAGTCCTTGCCCGCCGTGCCGTTCATGGAGAGCAGCTTGTGGCTCTTGGGATCCTCACGGAACATCGCGACCGCGGTCGACAACTGCTGGGTGTAGCCGACGAACCAGGCCGACTTGTTCTCGTCCGTGGTACCCGTCTTGCCGGCGGCACGCCGACCCAGGTCCTGTGCGTGGTAGCCGGTTCCGTTCTCGATGACGTTCTCGAGCACGTCGGTCACGTTGTTCGCCACGTTCTCGGGCATCGCCTGCTTGATCCGCGGCTTCTCGAAGCCGGGCAGCTCCGAACCCCGGTGCTTGACAGCGGTCACCGAGTACGGGTCCGCCTGCTTGCCGGAGGCCGCGAACGTCGCATACGCGTCCGCCATACGGATCGCGCTGGGCGTCGACGTACCGAGCGCGAAGGAGGCGTTCAGTCCGGCGAAGCTGTCCTTGAGAATGCCGGACTTCTGCGCGACGTCCGCCACCTTCTTCATCCCCACGTCCATGCCGAGCTGCACGAACGGGGTGTTGACCGACTGCTCCATCGCCTTCCGCAAGCTGATGAAGCCCCACGGGAACGGGCCCTCGTTCTTCTGCAGGAACGGCGACTGGTCCTTGTTGAGGACGAAGGAGCCGTCGTTGTTCCGGATCTTCAGGCGGTCGTTGCCGTTGTACTTACTGGCCGGCGAGATCCCCACGCCGTCGGTCTTGTAGGTGCCGTACTGCATCGCGGCGGCGAGCACGAACGGCTTCCACGTCGATCCGACCGGGATACCCGAGGTGTCCGCGTTGTTGTTGAAGTGGCCGTTCTCGAATCCGGCACCGCCGTACAGAGCGACGATCGCGCCGTCGTTGGGCTTCACCGTGGCCGCGCCGAACTGGACGTGCTGGTCCAGTTCGCGCTTCGGGTCGATGTTCTCCTTCTCGACCTTCTTGACGGCCTTGGCCAGCGCCTCGACCTTGTCCTTCTCGAAGGTCGTGTAGATCTGGTAGCCGCCCTGGTCGAACTGCGCCTCCGTGATCTCGGAGTTCTTCAGAACGTAGCGCTTGGCCGTGTCGACCAGGTAGCTGATCTGGCCGGTCATGCCCTTGGTCGCCTTGCGGCCCTGGGGCTCCGGGTACTTCTTGACCGCTGTCTTGTACTCGGCGTCCGAGATGCGCTCGTCGGTGTGCATCTGCTCGAGGATCCAGCCCCAGCGTTCCTCGGAGCGCTCGCGGTTGGCCTCGGGCGTGGCCGAGCTGTCGATGCTCTGGTTGCCGGCCGGGTCGTAGTAGGTCGGGCCCTTGAGCAGGGCCGCGAGGAAGGCGCACTCACTGGGCGTGAGGTCGACCGCGTCCTTCCCGTAGTAGGTCTGGGCGGCGGCCTGGATGCCGTAGGCGCCGCGGCCGTAGTACGAGGTGTTGAGGTAGCCCTGGAGGATCTCGTCCTTGGAGAGCTTGGTGCCCACCTTGATCGAGATGAACATCTCCTTGAACTTCCGGGAGAGCGTCTGCTCCTGGGTCAGGTAGGTGTTCTTCACGAACTGCTGGGTGATTGTGGAACCGCCCTGGGTGTCGCCACCGCGCGCCATGTTGCCGAGCGCTCGGGCGATACCCATGGGGTCGATGCCGGAGTCGGTGTAGAAGCTCTTGTTCTCGGCCGAGATCACAGCCCACCGCATGGCTTCGGGGATCCGGTCGATGGTGACGTTCTGACGGTTCTGGCCGCTGCCGGTGGCGACCATCTGGGTGCCGTCTTCCCAGTAGTAGACGTTGTTCTCGGACCGCGCCGCGGCGTTCTCCTCACTGGGGACGCTCACCATCGCGTAACCGATGCCCGCCACGGCGACGAGACCGCCGAAGAAGGCGAGGCACAGACCGGACACGAGCTTCCAGGACGGCATCCAGCGGCGCCAGCCGTCCTTGTCGTAGCGCGGATAGTCGATGATCCGCTTCTTGTCGGGCGGGGCCGCGCGGCCTCGTCCCCGTGCGGGACCCGCTGCGCGGCGGGCCCCTCCCCGCTGTGCCGCGCGCCGCGCCTCGGCGCGGCTGCCGTACGGACGGGCCTCATCCCCCGCGCCGTGGGCACCCGACCCATAGGCATCGGACGGAGACCCGGTGGCGCCTCGCGGTGCCGCTCGGCGGCCGGAGGACGAGCCGGACTGGCCGCGTCGGGCCGCGGCACGTCCGCCTCCCTGCGGCTGCGGCGGTTTGCGACGGTGCTCGCTCATCGAACGACTACTCCTCGGGCAGGCGCACTTCTGCGCGCCTGGAAACGGCGGCTGGTTTCCGGTCCCCCCGAAGTACGGATGCCGCGCTCGGCGCATTCACCCGTACTGCACCGGGGACAGGGACGCCCCCAGTCGTCACTCGGTTCCCGGTGGTCTGCATGGCGCACAGACTACGCACCGCCAAAACCCACCGGGTCCAGAAGTTCACCTCAAATCAGGCAACTTGCTCGCAACGAAACGGTGATGTGATCCCGTTCACCCTCCCCCCTCTTGTCGCACCCGGAAGGTCGTTCTATCGTCGTGATGTATCGAGTCGATACATCAGCGCGACATAAGGGCGGCCACGCGCCGCACACGAGCCCATCGCGGCACGACCGGGGCAGAGGGGAGGCGACGATGAGCCGGCGTTCCGGAATCCTCGAGTTCGCCGTACTCGGCCTGCTCCGCGAATCCCCGATGCACGGGTACGAACTGCGCAAACGACTCAATACGTCACTGGGTGTGTTCCGCGCGTTCAGCTACGGGACGCTCTACCCCTGCCTCAAGACGCTGGTCGCCAACGGCTGGTTGATCGAGGAGCCGGGGCACACCACCGAGGACGCCCTCGCCGCTCCGCTCGCGGGGCGGCGCGCCAAGATCGTCTACCGGCTGACGGCCGAGGGCAAGGAGCACTTCGAACAGCTGCTCGCCCAGACGGGACCGGACGCCTACGAGGACGAGACGTTCGCCGCGCGGTTCGCCTTCTTCGGGCAGACGTCGCGCGACGTCCGGATGCGCGTGCTCGAGGGCCGCCGCAGCCGGCTGGAGGAGCGCCTCGAGAAGATGCGCGCCTCCCTGGTCCGGACCCGGGAGCGCCTCGACGACTACACGCTTGAGCTCCAGCGCCACGGGATGGAGTCCGTGGAGCGCGAAGTGCGCTGGCTGAACGAGCTCATCGAGAGCGAGCGGGCCGGACGGGACCTCAAGGGTTCCGCCGCCGGGGGGCCCGCTCAGCAGGACACCACATCTGGAGCGACGGGCGACCTGCCCCGGCCGGGGGACGACTCCCGGCCGGATACGCCCGGCGACACCGCCACGTGAGAGTCCGCAAGGGCCTCACTCGTACACACAGGGAGCAACCGGAATGGGTTCGGTTCGCGTAGCCATCGTCGGCGTGGGCAACTGCGCCGCATCGCTGGTGCAGGGAGTCGAGTACTACAAGGACGCCGACGCCGGGTCCAAGGTGCCGGGCCTGATGCACGTCCAGTTCGGCGACTACCACGTCAGCGACGTCGAGTTCGTCGCCGCCTTCGACGTGGACGCCAAGAAGGTCGGTCTCGACCTCGCGGACGCCATCGGCGCCTCCGAGAACAACACCATCAAGATCTGCGACGTCCCCAACACCGGTGTGACGGTCCAGCGCGGCCACACGCTCGACGGTCTCGGCAAGTACTACCGGGAGACCATCGAGGAGTCCGCCGAGGAGCCGGTCGACGTCGTGCAGGTCCTCAAGGACAAGCAGGTCGACGTCCTCGTCTGCTACCTGCCCGTGGGCTCCGAGGACGCGGCGAAGTTCTACGCCCAGTGCGCCATCGACGCCAAGGTCGCCTTCGTCAACGCCCTCCCGGTCTTCATCGCCGGCACCAAGGAGTGGGCGGACAAGTTCACCGAGGCGGGCGTCCCGATCGTCGGTGACGACATCAAGTCGCAGGTCGGTGCC contains these protein-coding regions:
- a CDS encoding inositol-3-phosphate synthase, with amino-acid sequence MGSVRVAIVGVGNCAASLVQGVEYYKDADAGSKVPGLMHVQFGDYHVSDVEFVAAFDVDAKKVGLDLADAIGASENNTIKICDVPNTGVTVQRGHTLDGLGKYYRETIEESAEEPVDVVQVLKDKQVDVLVCYLPVGSEDAAKFYAQCAIDAKVAFVNALPVFIAGTKEWADKFTEAGVPIVGDDIKSQVGATITHRVMAKLFEDRGVILDRTMQLNVGGNMDFKNMLERDRLESKKISKTQAVTSQIPDRDLGEKNVHIGPSDYVAWLDDRKWAYVRLEGRAFGDVPLNLEYKLEVWDSPNSAGVIIDALRAAKIAKDRGIGGPILSASSYFMKSPPVQYFDDQARENVEKFIKGEVER
- a CDS encoding PadR family transcriptional regulator, which gives rise to MSRRSGILEFAVLGLLRESPMHGYELRKRLNTSLGVFRAFSYGTLYPCLKTLVANGWLIEEPGHTTEDALAAPLAGRRAKIVYRLTAEGKEHFEQLLAQTGPDAYEDETFAARFAFFGQTSRDVRMRVLEGRRSRLEERLEKMRASLVRTRERLDDYTLELQRHGMESVEREVRWLNELIESERAGRDLKGSAAGGPAQQDTTSGATGDLPRPGDDSRPDTPGDTAT
- a CDS encoding glycosyltransferase family 87 protein yields the protein MCGMPSGKTTQASAYETDPVRPTEEDRVAASGSELIGGPIGRRALLGRSWWTPVRVIALVAIGMFALGLVQKAPCYNGAWFFGASSQYTHACYSDIPHLYQGRGFADGLVPYFDQLPGDMQYLEYPVLTGVFMEVASWLTPGSGSIQDQEQWYWMVNAGMLMACAAVIAVCVTRTHARRPWDGLLVALAPAFALTATINWDLLAVALTAAAMLMWSRGRSLAFGVLLGLATAAKLYPVLLLGPLLMLCWRAGRWRQFGTALVGAVVAWLVVNVPVMLFAFEGWSKFYTFSQERGVDFGSFWLILAQNSDDPLSTETVNTFATLLMLLCCAGVAALALTAPRRPRFAQLAFLIVAAFILTNKVYSPQYVLWLVPLAALARPKWRDFLIWQACEVAYFLGIWMYLAYTTSGDAHKGLPTDGYHWAIGVHLLGTLYLCVMVVRDILMPERDPVRSSGDDDPSGGVLDGTEDVFVLGPAARPARHAAHFEGPQVEWGRTGATGGSL
- a CDS encoding transglycosylase domain-containing protein; amino-acid sequence: MSEHRRKPPQPQGGGRAAARRGQSGSSSGRRAAPRGATGSPSDAYGSGAHGAGDEARPYGSRAEARRAAQRGGARRAAGPARGRGRAAPPDKKRIIDYPRYDKDGWRRWMPSWKLVSGLCLAFFGGLVAVAGIGYAMVSVPSEENAAARSENNVYYWEDGTQMVATGSGQNRQNVTIDRIPEAMRWAVISAENKSFYTDSGIDPMGIARALGNMARGGDTQGGSTITQQFVKNTYLTQEQTLSRKFKEMFISIKVGTKLSKDEILQGYLNTSYYGRGAYGIQAAAQTYYGKDAVDLTPSECAFLAALLKGPTYYDPAGNQSIDSSATPEANRERSEERWGWILEQMHTDERISDAEYKTAVKKYPEPQGRKATKGMTGQISYLVDTAKRYVLKNSEITEAQFDQGGYQIYTTFEKDKVEALAKAVKKVEKENIDPKRELDQHVQFGAATVKPNDGAIVALYGGAGFENGHFNNNADTSGIPVGSTWKPFVLAAAMQYGTYKTDGVGISPASKYNGNDRLKIRNNDGSFVLNKDQSPFLQKNEGPFPWGFISLRKAMEQSVNTPFVQLGMDVGMKKVADVAQKSGILKDSFAGLNASFALGTSTPSAIRMADAYATFAASGKQADPYSVTAVKHRGSELPGFEKPRIKQAMPENVANNVTDVLENVIENGTGYHAQDLGRRAAGKTGTTDENKSAWFVGYTQQLSTAVAMFREDPKSHKLLSMNGTAGKDSIHGGDIPTEVWTEFMKAALKGESDPGFPKAEKIGEVADGIGAPSPSPSVTETEEETPSAPPTPTETVTTPPPPTETETCDPFDFRCRDEDEETGGTGPGGSDNGGTDGGASSSPDPTDSEDPGGPRGGGNGGFLGGGSG